A stretch of DNA from Salmo trutta chromosome 12, fSalTru1.1, whole genome shotgun sequence:
gagagaccctaccctcctagagagaccctaccctcctagagagaccctaccctcctagagaccctaccccccagagagaccctaccctcctagagagaTCCTACCCTCCTAGAGAGATCCTACCCTCCTAGAGAGATCCTACCCCCCAGAAAGACCCTACCCttctagagagaccctacccccctagagagaccctacccccctaGAGAGATCCTACCCCCCTAGAGAGATCCTACCCCCgagagagaccctaccccccagagagaccctaccctcctagagagaccctaccctcctacagaccctaccctcctagagagaccctaccccccagagagaccctaccctcctagagagaccctactccccagagagaccctacccttctagagaccctaccctcctagagaccctaccctcctagagagaccctaccctcctagagagaccctacccccctagagagaccctaccccccagagagaccctaccccccagagagaccctaccccccagagagaccctacccttctagagagaccctacccccctagagagaccctacccccctaGAGAGATCCTACCCCccagagagaccctaccccccagagagaccctaccctcctagagagaccctaccctcctagagagaccctaccccccagagagaccctaccctcctagagagaccctaccccccagagagaccctaccctcctagagagaccctaccctcctagagagaccctaccccccagagagaccctaccccccagagagaccctaccctcctagagagaTCCTACCCTCCTAGAGAGATCCTACCCTCCTAGAGAGATCCTACCCCCCAGAAAGACCCTACCCttctagagagaccctacccacctagagagaccctacccccctaGAGAGATCCTACCCCCCTAGAGAGATCCTACCCCccagagagaccctaccccccagagagaccctaccctcctagagagaccctaccctcctacagaccctaccctcctagagagaccctaccccccagagagaccctaccctcctagagagaccctactccccagagagaccctaccctcctagagaccctaccctcctagagagaccctaccctcctagagagaccctacccccctagagagaccctactcccctagagaccctacccccctagagagaccctactccccctagagagaccctactcccccagagagaccctacccccctagagagaccctacccccctagagagaccctactcccctagagagaccctacccccctaGAGACCCTACTCCCCTCGAAAGGCCCCTACTCACCTCGAAAGGCCCATCGAAAGGTCCCTACTCCCCTCGAAAGGCCCCTACTCCCCTCGAAATGCCCCTACTCACCTCGAAAGGCCCATCGAAAGGCCCCTACTCCCCTCGAAAGGCCCCTACTCCCCTCAAAATGCCCCTACTCCCCTCAAAATGCCCCATCTCCCCTCAAAATGCCCCTACTCCCCTTGCCACTCCTGAAATCTGAAATGGTTGAATAGGCGGAggacctctccctccctccctctttcagtCTTCCCTTTCaatctcactcttcctctctttctcagtctGGGATCTACAAACTACTctgcaaaaacaaaacatgtcATTGCTTGTTTGCTTGTCTCTCAGTCGTGTAACGTCATCTGTTTGGAATGTAATCTGAGCAGTAAGAGAGGTTTAACCGATAGGCTGTACTGAGAGTCAGGTGGACTGGGATCAGACCAATACAGTGTTGAtggacatctctctctcctgacgcatcagtacacacacacacacacacacacacacacacacacacacacacacacacacacacacacctgatctcagCCCCTCACCACCCACAATTTGGCAGGAAGTCTGCATGACTCAACATTTATGACTAGCAGCCAATCGCAGGCCAGGAGAGAGGGGCACTGGCCAGTGGGAACTCAGAATCCGACAGGCATCCGTCACCTGCATCTGCGTAAGCAGGACGTCACACTTCCACAAGCAGCTTTCTGATTCGACGTCTCGCTCACAGGCAGTCTGCTGGTTTGGCTGCTGGTTTGAGTGATGCGCCTGGATGAAGCATCTTTTAACTAAGACAAGACTTGGCTAAAGGACAACTGCTAGTCTGAATTTCTAGTCTGAAAACCACTGCTAGCTCCTACCACTTTGTGAAACTTGAGGATTTGTGTTACCTACCCCAAGCTGATTCATTGGTTTTATCTTAGCGGGTGAACATGTCTTGTGATATGCAGAAGGGATACGATGAATGGTTGTCAACTCAGTTGTTCAGTTCAATGTGGTTCACTGAGTGTGCCAGGGGCAAATCTGACATTGCacactattacctatatagtgcactatttcaaatggcaccctattccgaacatagggctatggtcaaaagtagagcactataggctcccgagtggcacagcggtgtaagtgctggaggcgtcactacagaccctggttcgattccaggctgtatcacaaccggtcgtgattgggagtaccataggtgcgacgcacaattggcccagcatcgtccgggtttggccggggtaggccgtcattgtaaataagaatctgttcttaactgacttgcctagttaaacaaagcttaaataaaaataaataaataggcccTGCTCAAAAAGTAATGTACTAAATATGGActaaggtgccattttggacgaaACCCATGTGACTGGCTATCACCACATTGGCTTATTCCAACTCTTACCTCACTTCCTCTTCTTTGAGCCTGCGTGCTGCCTGCTTTGACTGTTTAATCTGCAAGTCCAGTCTGTGCAGGAAGTCTTGAGCCGACAGCTCTTCTGTCTGGGGCCGTTTATAACTACTACTGTCCTTATCCCCAGGGCCAGGGGCCGGAGGCGGCGAGGGGTCCTCCTCGGTGTCcctgtcctggtcctggggatCTCCGTCGGGGGACTCTAGAGACAGGCCGTTGAAGGGAGAGGTCTTCTCTGAGACCACAGGGATGTTGAGGGTGTTACGCAGGAAGATACAGTCGTTACTGAACAGCTTGTTAGTCCTCTTGATCTGCTCCATCTGGAATCATATATGTGACATAACGGTAATAACACATTAATAACCTGGTATAACAAAACAATAACAGTATTAATAACAGGTTAACAAAGCAATAACATCAGTATTAACTGCAGTCACAAAGCAGTCATAACAAATAGCAATACTAACAAGATTGTAATAACACAAGGCAGTAACAACAGTATCAATACTGATAGAAATGTAGGTAGTAACACATGTTGTTATTGGGTGAGAGATGAGCAATGTACTCAGATCTTCAGGAAGACAGACATTCCTAGAAGCCCCTAGGGCAGGGACGGGCTACTCCAGTCCTGGAGGGACACAGTGTGTACAAGCGTTTGTTTCACCACAACACTAACACACCAGATTAAAGGAAAACCAGCACACTGTGCTCCTTCAGGACTGGAGTAGTCCACAATGGCCATCGGTGACAGTGAGCTACAGAGATGGGAATGATGACTACCAATCGGTGACAGTGGGCTACAGAGATGGGAATGATGACTACCAATCGGTGACAGTGAGCTACAGAGATGGGAATGATGACTACCAATTGGTGACAGTGAGCTACAGAGATGGGAATGATGACTACCAAACACTGCATGTGGCTGAAGTTGCTCACACAAGATCACATGAACCTTTGTGTAGCCTATTTGTTCCAGTATTCTATTGCACTGGTGTCCTACAGGTATGGAGACAGTAGCCAACATTGCTACACTGTAGCACATTCTGTTATGAGTCGTGATGACCATGTTGTTAATGCAACAATGTAACAGTGACAATGTAGCTAATGTGGAGCAGGGACGCTCAGGCCTCGAATGGGATGAAATTTGATAGTTACATTTCTGGTTCGAAGCCTGCTCAGTCCGTCCGTTGCATTCAGGTATCATGAGAGTAAGTCATAAATGTTTAGATCTAAGGATAATTTAATCGTGTAGTAGGTCTATGCTAGGTTAATCTTGCAAACCCTGATTTTATTATACTCGCGACCATGATACGACAGCGTAGCAAATAGGTGGTCCCATAAAATGCTCGCATGCATGACAGTTAATCAAAATAAATGCTCCGTGAATGAGATTTCACATTTTAATATCCACAACCATAACACACAAGACATTCAcacaagacgtgtgtgtgtgtgccggtaATAACCTTACCGTTACTTCGTATTTGAGGGCTATGCCCTGCAAAGTGTCGCTGTATGTGACCCGATGCTCTATGTATTTCTCGCCGAGAGAAGCCGCAACGCTAGCCGTACTCCCGTAAGACCGGATCTTGGTTCGGGCCAGACTCTGAGACAGTTCACTATCGGATTCTGAACCGGACCGGGACCGGGGAAAGATGGGCTGTCCGATACCAAACCTTGCTCCACCATCCCTCATCGGCAGGACAGGAGAGTAGTCCGCCATCTTCTCTCGGTAGCTGCTTGTTGGTTCGTGATGCGCCGACTGCACTCAGCTAACCTGGGCTAGGAGGTAGCCAAGTGGCTGGCTATCTTACTCAGTCAGGCTGCGGGAAGATTGCCATTTCTAGTTTGGTGATACATGTCGATCCTGTGTGAATGTGGCATATTTCAGGTCAGGCAAAACCGAGCCGTTCGCTGTTTGATGCCACGGACAGACACTCACAGACAGCCGTTACTTACTTACGTCGCagacgtaaaaaaaaaaacgtgaaaCGCTCGGTGTGAATTTGGGGAAATGCAATTGGATACGCACGACAGCGTGTGTTCGCCGCTCCAAGCTTATGACATCACCAGTGTCGTTTGAGAGCACAGTTCTGGCATACTGCCAGCTAGGGCCCAAAATGCAGATGTTgttttacagtaggcctatctaATAAAAAATAATGTCAGTctactttaaaaatatatatgttcaCACCAAACCATTGTGAAATAGAGTGAATATATACTTTATTGTCAATTTGATTAGAATAGCATCCATGGATGGAGAGCAAttttggggttaagtgccttgctcaagtacACAACAGTGGTTTGTAGGCCTACCTACCAGCCTGGGGCTGCTGCTATTGCCTGGTCATCCTTCTTGGTAAGTTTCATGTCCctgtgagctgtgtgtctgtggaaTGTAACAATGACCAGGGACACAGGggcaggggaggagggggggggaggaggggggatatGAGGGAGGAAGAGGTAGGGAGAACTAATTTTCATGTGGAAAGAACATTCAGCAACCCACGTCACCAATGTGATtccttgtgagtgtgtgtgatttcacttttgtttattcatttcacttgctttgacaatgtaaacatatgtttcccatgccaataaagccccttgaattgaattgactaTTAACTATTATAACACTGTAAATAGCCGTAATATTTGAAATGTGTCGATTCCTTTGAAACTTGTGagggtaatgtttactgttcatttttgattgattatttcacttttatttcatatctatttcacttgcctTGGCAATGTAaacgtatgtttcccatgccaataaagccctttggaTTGAATTGAgattgggagagagagcgagagcgatagagacagagagagtaagacagagagagtaagacagagagagtaagacagagagagtaagacagagagagtaagacagagagagtgagacagagagagtaagacagagagagtgagacagagagaggaccaACCCAGTGTACTTTTCCATCAATAGAGATTGTGGTTTaggagagtctctcatagagaggagtggacggtggtttaagagagtctctcatagagaggagtggacggtggtttaagagagtctctcatagagaggagtggacggtggtttaagagagtctctcatagagaggagtggacggtggtttgggagagtctctcatagagaggagtggacggtggtttgggagagtctctcatagagaggagtggacggtggtttaagagagtctctcatagagaggagtggacggtggtttgggagagtctctcatagagagaagtggacggtggtttgggagagtctctcatagagaggagtgaacgatggtttgggagagtctctcatagagaggagtggacggtggtttaagagagtctctcatagagaggagtggacgctggtttaagagagtctctcatagagaggagtggacgctggtttgggagagtctctcatagagaggagtgaacgatggtttgggagagtctctcatagagaggagtggacggtggtttaagagagtctctcatagagaggagtggacgctggtttaagagagtctctcatagagaggagtggacggtggtttaagagagtctctcatagagaggagtggacggtggtttgggagagtctctcagagagaggagtggacggtggtttgggagagtctctcatagagaggagtgaacgatggtttgggagagtctctcatagagaggagtggacggtggtttaagagagtctctcatagagaggagtggacgcTGGTTTaggagagtctctcatagagaggagtggacggtggtttaagagagtctctcatagagaggagtggacggtggtttgggagagtctctcagagagaggagtggacggtggtttgggagagtctctcatagagaggagtgaacgatggtttgggagagtctctcatagagaggagtggacggtggtttaagagagtctctcatagagaggagtggatggtggtttaagagagtctctcatagagaggagtggacggtggtttaggagagtctctcatagagaggagtggacggtggtttgggagagtctctcatagagaggagtgaaCGATAGTttgggagagtctctcatagagaggagtggacggtggtttaagagagtctctcatagagaggagtggacggtggtttaagagagtctctcatagagaggagtggacggtggtttaagagagtctctcatagagaggagtggacggtggtttgggagagtctctcatagagaggagtgaacgatggtttgggagagtctctcatagagaggagtgaacgatggtttgggagagtctctcagagaggagtggacggtggtttaagagagtctctcatagagaggagtggatggtggtttaagagagtctctcatagagaggagtggacggtggtttaagagagtctctcatagagaggagtggacggtggtttgggagagtctctcatagagaggagtggacggtggtttaagagagtctctcatagagaggagtggacggtggtttaagagagtctctcatagagaggagtggacggtggtttaagagagtctctcatagagaggagtggacggtggtttaagagagtctctcatagagaggagtggacggtggtttgggagagtctctcatagagaggagtggacggtggtttgggagagtctctcagagagaggagtggacggtggtttgggagagtctcccatagagaggagtggacggtggtttgggagagtctctcatagagaggagtggacggtggtttgggagagtctctcatagagaggagtggacggtggtttgggagagtctctcatagagaggagtggacggtggtttgggagagtctctcatagagaggagtggacggtggtttgggagagtctctcagagagaggagtggacggtggtttgggagagtctctcatagagaggagtgaacgatggtttgggagagtctctcatagagaggagtggacggtggtttaagagagtctctcatagagaggagtggatggtggtttaagagagtctctcatagagaggagtggacggtggtttaggagagtctctcatagagaggagtggacggtggtttgggagagtctctcatagagaggagtgaacgatggtttgggagagtctctcatagagaggagtggacggtggtttaagagagtctctcatagagaggagtggacggtggtttaagagagtctctcatagagaggagtggacggtggtttaagagagtctctcatagagaggagtggacggtggtttgggagagtctctcatagagaggagtgaacgatggtttgggagagtctctcatagagaggagtgaacgatggtttgggagagtctctcagagaggagtggacggtggtttaagagagtctctcatagagaggagtggatggtggtttaagagagtctctcatagagaggagtggacggtggtttaagagagtctctcatagagaggagtggacggtggtttaagagagtctctcatagagaggagtggacggtggtttaagagagtctctcatagagaggagtggacggtggtttaagagagtctctcatagagaggagtggacggtggtttaagagagtctctcatagagaggagtggacggtggtttaagagagtctctcatagagaggagtggatggtggtttaagagagtctctcatagagaggagtggacggtggtttaagagagtctctcatagagaggagtggacggtggtttaagagagtctctcatagagaggagtggacggtggtttaagagagtctctcatagagaggagtggacggtggtttaagagagtctctcatagagaggagtggacggtggtttaagagagtctctcatagagaggagtggacggtggtttaagagagtctctcatagagaggagtggacggtggtttgggagagtctctcatagagaggagtggacggtggtttgggagagtctctcagagagaggagtggacggtggtttgggagagtctcccatagagaggagtggacggtggtttgggagagtctctcatagagaggagtggacggtggtttgggagagtctctcatagagaggagtggacggtggtttgggagagtctctcatagagaggagtggacggtggtttgggagagtctctcatagagaggagtggacggtggtttgggagagtctctcagagagaggagtggacggtggtttgggagagtctctcatagagaggagtgaacgatggtttgggagagtctctcatagagaggagtggacggtggtttaagagagtctctcatagagaggagtggatggtggtttaagagagtctctcatagagaggagtggacggtggtttaggagagtctctcatagagaggagtggacggtggtttgggagagtctctcatagagaggagtgaacgatggtttgggagagtctctcatagagaggagtggacggtggtttaagagagtctctcatagagaggagtggacggtggtttaagagagtctctcatagagaggagtggacggtggtttaagagagtctctcatagagaggagtggacggtggtttgggagagtctctcatagagaggagtgaacgatggtttgggagagtctctcatagagaggagtgaacgatggtttgggagagtctctcagagaggagtggacggtggtttaagagagtctctcatagagaggagtggacggtggtttaagagagtctctcatagagaggagtggacggtggtttaagagagtctctcatagagaggagtggacggtggtttaagagagtctctcatagagaggagtggacggtggtttaagagagtctctcatagagaggagtggacggtggtttaagagagtctctcatagagaggagtggacggtggtttaagagagtctctcatagagaggagtggacggtggtttaagagagtctctcatagagaggagtggacggtggtttgggagagtctctcatagagaggagtggacggtggtttgggagagtctctcagagagaggagtggacggtggtttgggagagtctcccatagagaggagtggacagtggtttgggagagtctctcatagagaggagtggacggtggtttgggagagtctctcagagagaggagtggacggtggtttgggagagtctctcatagagaggagtgaacgatggtttgggagagtctctcatagagaggagtggacggtggtttaagagagtctctcatagagaggagtggatggtggtttaagagagtctctcatagagaggagtggacggtggtttaggagagtctctcatagagaggagtggacggtggtttgggagagtctctcatagagaggagtgaacgatggtttgggagagtctctcatagagaggagtggacggtggtttaagagagtctctcatagagaggagtggacggtggtttaagagagtctctcatagagaggagtggacggtggtttaagagagtctctcatagagaggagtggacggtggtttgggagagtctctcatagagaggagtgaacgatggtttgggagagtctctcatagagaggagtgaacgatggtttgggagagtctctcagagaggagtggacggtggtttaagagagtctctcatagagaggagtggatggtggtttaagagagtctctcatagagaggagtggacggtggtttaagagagtctctcatagagaggagtggacggtggtttaagagagtctctcatagagaggagtggacggtggtttaagagagtctctcatagagaggagtggacggtggtttgagagagtctctcatagagaggagtggacggtggtttaagagagtctctcatagagaggagtggacggtggtttaagagagtctctcatagagaggagtggacggtggtttgggagagtctctcatagagaggagtggacggtggtttgggagagtctctcagagagaggagtggacggtggtttgggagagtctcccatagagaggagtggacagtggtttgggagagtctctcatagagaggagtggacggtggtttgggagagtctctcatagagaggagtggacggtggtttgggagagtctctcatagagaggagtggacggtggtttgggagagtctctcatagagaggagtggacggtggtttgggagagtctctcatagagaggagtggacggtggtttgggagagtctctcagagagaggagtggacggtggtttgggagagtctctcaaagagaggagtggacggtggtttgggagagtctctcatagagaggagtggacggtggtttgggagagtctctcatagagaggagtggacggtggtttgggagagtctctcatagagaggagtggacggtggtttgggagagtctctcatagagaggagtggacggtggtttgggagagtctctcagagaggagtggacggtggtttgggagagtctcCCATAGAGAGGAGTGGATGGTGGTTTaggagagtctctcatagagaggagtggacgctggtttgggagagtctctcatagagaggagttGATGGTGGTTTaggagagtctctcatagagaggagtgaacgatggtttgggagagtctcccatagagaggagtggacggaGGTTTGGGAGAgtctcatagagaggagtggacggtggtttgggagagtctctcag
This window harbors:
- the LOC115203369 gene encoding lysM and putative peptidoglycan-binding domain-containing protein 2-like; its protein translation is MADYSPVLPMRDGGARFGIGQPIFPRSRSGSESDSELSQSLARTKIRSYGSTASVAASLGEKYIEHRVTYSDTLQGIALKYEVTMEQIKRTNKLFSNDCIFLRNTLNIPVVSEKTSPFNGLSLESPDGDPQDQDRDTEEDPSPPPAPGPGDKDSSSYKRPQTEELSAQDFLHRLDLQIKQSKQAARRLKEEEVRDSEEEYTLPVSSYQEI